DNA sequence from the Roseofilum casamattae BLCC-M143 genome:
ACATGCGATCGCCAGAACTCTGGTGCGCTCTCCCCAAGTAACCGAAGTGACCTGTATTCCAGGAAATGGAGGAACGGCACGTTTAGAGCGTTGCACTAACCTTTCTCTACCCATAGACGGAAGCGATGACTTTCAGGCGATCGCCAACTATTGCCTCAACCATAGCATTGACCTCATTGTTATCGGGCCGGAAGTCCCTCTAGCTCTGGGAATTACGGATATTCTGCAAGAGCATAACCTGACGGTATTTGGCCCGACTCGGGCTGGGGCGCAAATTGAAGCGAGCAAAGCTTGGGCGAAAACCCTGATGCAAGAGGCTTCCATCCCAACAGCCACTTCCGCTACCTTTAGCGATAAACAAGCTGCTCTGGACTATCTGCAAACTCAAGGAGCGCCCATTGTCGTGAAAGCCGATGGGCTGGCGGCGGGGAAAGGAGTTACGGTTGCGACCACATTAACCGAAGCCGAAGCCGCGATCGCCGATGCCTTTTCTGGCAAATTCGGAGCCGCTGGAGAGACGGTGGTCATCGAAGAATTTCTCAGGGGGCAAGAAGCCTCTATCCTCGCTCTCACCGACGGTACAACCATTCGTCCCCTGCTGAGTGCCCAAGACCGCAAACGAATTGGTGAAGGAGATACAGGACCCAATACCGGCGGTATGGGAGCTTATGCCCCCGCGCCCTTAATTACCCCCGCATTAAGCGATCGCATTACCAAAGAAATATTAACTCCGGCGGTCAACGCGCTCAACCGACGGGGGATTACCTATGGAGGAGTGCTCTATGCCGGGCTAATGATTACCCCAGCAGGAGACCCGAAAGTTATTGAATTTAACTGTCGTTTTGGGGATCCGGAAACCCAAGCCATTCTTCCCTTGCTGGAGACTCCCCTCGAAAATTTACTCTTGGCGACTGCTAAAGGCGAACTTTCCCAGCAAGAGATTACCTGGAAGCCGGGAGCGTGCGCCTGTATTATCGCTGCTTCGGCTGGATATCCGGGCAGCTATGACAAAGGATTTCCTATTTCCGGAATAGCGGATGCTGAAGGGCAAGGAGCCATGGTGTTTGAAGCAGGAACCACCTTAAAGGAAGAGACTCCAGTT
Encoded proteins:
- the purD gene encoding phosphoribosylamine--glycine ligase, which translates into the protein MKIAIVGNGGREHAIARTLVRSPQVTEVTCIPGNGGTARLERCTNLSLPIDGSDDFQAIANYCLNHSIDLIVIGPEVPLALGITDILQEHNLTVFGPTRAGAQIEASKAWAKTLMQEASIPTATSATFSDKQAALDYLQTQGAPIVVKADGLAAGKGVTVATTLTEAEAAIADAFSGKFGAAGETVVIEEFLRGQEASILALTDGTTIRPLLSAQDRKRIGEGDTGPNTGGMGAYAPAPLITPALSDRITKEILTPAVNALNRRGITYGGVLYAGLMITPAGDPKVIEFNCRFGDPETQAILPLLETPLENLLLATAKGELSQQEITWKPGACACIIAASAGYPGSYDKGFPISGIADAEGQGAMVFEAGTTLKEETPVTDGGRVLGVAAIAPDHQQAFQTAYSALSAINFAGIYYRRDIGAPVGYQNTP